The Methylomonas montana DNA window AACAAGGTCATGAAGGAGTTGACCAAGGGCGGTTATATCAGCGTCGACGACAAAACCCTCCGCATCGAAAATACCCCGCCCGCGGCCTGGTGAGGCTATCGTAAAAGCCCTTTGATCGGCCCCACTACGTGACATCCGCGCCGCGCCGCCGGGCGCAATACCAGCCACCTGCACCCGCGTACGGATCGAAATCCTGGTAAGCACGTTAATTATTACCTTGATAAAGTAGGGAGTTAAGCTATATTCCGAGAAACCCCCTACGGAGAGAAAATGCGTCACCTTGTGATTTGCTTCATGGTTTTATTTTCACCATTATGTTTAGCCGAAACCAATGCGACCGTAAGAAACTGCGACGCAGAAAGCGCTGCGAAGCTGGTTTCCTTACAGGGCACGCTGTTTTTCGACGCGGACGGCAGCGGACGATGGCAGCCTGGCCAACTCGACCAGACATTCTGCGAAGGCAGCCGCGTCCGGGTGGAAGCCTATAGCCGCGCATCCTTGTTACTACCCAACGGCATCACACTACGACTTGGCGAAGGTACCATTTTGTCGTTGAATGGCATCGCCACGACCCAACCCACGCTTTTGGATTTACTGAAAGGTTTCGTCCACTTCATCAGCCGCACCCCTAGGCAATTGCAAATCACGACGCCGATCGCCAACGCCGGCCCGGAAGGCACCGAATTCGCGCTACGCGCCGACGCGGCCACCGCGGACTTGTGGGTATACGAAGGTGCCGTCAGGTTTTTCAATGCCGACGGCGACATCCACATGAAACCCGGTGAAGCAGCGCACGCGGTACCGGGCCAGGCACCACGAGCCCGAATCGACATCAGACCCGGCGACGCCGTCAATTGGGCGCTGTATTACCCGCCGTTGTTACCCTACCCCGACGCCACAACACCTATAGACCCGGCACTGCGCGCTGTGATCCAGGATTACCGCCAAGGCCGGGTAGACGCTGCCTTGGCGGCGCTCGACGCTTTTCCGCCAGCGCAACAAACCTCTTATTTTTTCAAAGTTCGTGGCGCCATCCGGCTGACGGCCGGCCAAAGCGAGTTGGCGATGCGGGATATTCAGGCGCTATGGGCGCAAAACCCGGACGATGCCGATGCGCTGGCGCTCGCCTCGGTTTTGGCCTTGACGCAAGGCCACAAACCCGAAGCCCATGCACTGGCTTTGCAAGCCGTCAACGCGAATCCGCAATCGGCAAACGCGCATTCCGCACTGTCCTACGTCTGGCAAGGCCATTTCGAACTGGAAAAAGCTTTACAGTCCGCGGAGCGCGCCAAACAACTGGCGCCGCACGATGCGATAACCTGGGCGCGTCTGTCCGAACTGCAATTAGCCTTGGGCTTGCGCTCGGAAAGCGCCGAATCGGCAAGCAAGGCATTCGCGCTCGATCCCGGCCTGGAAAGAACCCAGACGGTGATGGGCTTTTCCAATTTGTTCAGAGTCGATACAGCCGGCGCCCGCCAACACTTCGACACCGCCATCCGGCTAGATTCCAAGGCGCCACTGCCGCGCTTGGGTCTGGGACTGGCGAAAATCCGCAGCGGCGATCTAGAAGCAGGCCGTCGGGACCTGGAAATCGCCGCAATACTCGATCCGAATAACTCACTGATCCGCAGCTATCTAGGCAAAGCTTATTTCGAGGAAAAACGCGAGCGTCTGGCCGGCGATCAATTCGATCTGGCCAAACAACGCGACCCCAAGGACCCAACCCCCTATTTTTACGACGCATTGCGCAAGCAAGCCGCCAATCGTCCCATCGAAGCGTTGCAGGATATGCAGCAAGCCAGAGATTTGAACGACAATCGCGGCGTATATCGCTCTGAACAGTTGCTGGATGAGGATGCTGCGGCGCGTAGCGCCAATTTAGCAAGGATATACAACGACCTGGGTTTCGGTCGCGTAGCCTTGAAGGAGGCCTGGACCTCGCTGGGCCAAGACGCCGCCAATCCATCAGCCCACCGTTTTCTATCGGATTCTTATATCGGCCAACCGCGCTACCGGGTGGCCCGAGCCAGCGAATTATTGCAAGCGCAGTTGTTGCAACCGATCAATATCACCCCGGTTCAACCGCAACTAACCGGCGAAAATATCGGCATTTTGAATAATACCGGACCAGGTAGCTTGTCGATGAACGAATACGATTCCTTGTATACAGCCAACGGCGCGCATCTGGTTCTGAACGGCGCATACGGCAGCCGCGATACCAAGACCGACAGCGCCATCGTCTCCGGCATATACAACAACCTGTCGATGAGCCTGGGACAGTT harbors:
- a CDS encoding FecR domain-containing protein codes for the protein MRHLVICFMVLFSPLCLAETNATVRNCDAESAAKLVSLQGTLFFDADGSGRWQPGQLDQTFCEGSRVRVEAYSRASLLLPNGITLRLGEGTILSLNGIATTQPTLLDLLKGFVHFISRTPRQLQITTPIANAGPEGTEFALRADAATADLWVYEGAVRFFNADGDIHMKPGEAAHAVPGQAPRARIDIRPGDAVNWALYYPPLLPYPDATTPIDPALRAVIQDYRQGRVDAALAALDAFPPAQQTSYFFKVRGAIRLTAGQSELAMRDIQALWAQNPDDADALALASVLALTQGHKPEAHALALQAVNANPQSANAHSALSYVWQGHFELEKALQSAERAKQLAPHDAITWARLSELQLALGLRSESAESASKAFALDPGLERTQTVMGFSNLFRVDTAGARQHFDTAIRLDSKAPLPRLGLGLAKIRSGDLEAGRRDLEIAAILDPNNSLIRSYLGKAYFEEKRERLAGDQFDLAKQRDPKDPTPYFYDALRKQAANRPIEALQDMQQARDLNDNRGVYRSEQLLDEDAAARSANLARIYNDLGFGRVALKEAWTSLGQDAANPSAHRFLSDSYIGQPRYRVARASELLQAQLLQPINITPVQPQLTGENIGILNNTGPGSLSMNEYDSLYTANGAHLVLNGAYGSRDTKTDSAIVSGIYNNLSMSLGQFHYQTDGFRQNDDYQRNVYDAFAQYAFTQDFNLQVELKSENVRAGDVPMRLNEFHDETLRQTIKQDTARIGSHFKIDPEQDVIGSFFYTRRKELTHDNFLHAFADDPDFDNLDDTSRLNKNEGYQTEIQYLYRPHSFELITGVGHLELRNDINYDNTNVFINGAPDPLTDTSKTTSQTHHFNGYIYSKQYLPGNLTTTLGLSFDYLDNELVSFDSARYFSDGSSRISTRNPSLIKRQQLNPKFGIAWNPIENLTLRGAIFKTLNRRLAANQTIEPTQIAGFNQFFDDNNNARAWRYGVGLDYHPLKTVFMGGELSWRDSRQPFFFDNGSSVLLDRNELSHLAYFYWAPTEWVAFRTEYKFEKLDRSFVLGNGSSNLPQSVGTHQVPLSINLFHPSGLFTRVSGTYVNQHVATVSDFIANPLDHQSEDFWTFDTAIGYRFPKKLGTINFEVRNLFDNKFNYQSNFDASGPQIGPFIPERQLFVKISFFY